The genomic interval ATGCTTATAAACTAATTTACCTTCATAAACATTGATACCAGGTCTTAATTCAGGGAATTTATTGATAGCTCCCTCTACTCCTAAATCAGCTATTGCTAATCCGTATTTAAGTGTAACATTTGCAAGAGCATATGAAGATGTTCTAGGCATAGCTCCAGGCATATTAGCACAACAGTACATTACAACACCGTTGTCAGTTAAGAAAGTAGGATCCTCATGGTATGTAGGTCTAGATATCGGAGTTGATCCACCTTGGTCGATTGAAATGTCTACAATTACTGATCCTGCTTCCATTGAATGGATCATATCCATAGTGATTAAATGCGGACACTTTGCTCCTGGAATTAAGACAGTAGATATTACCAAGTCAGCTGTTTTAATTTGTGCTGCTAAATTTCCTGAATTAGAGTATAAAGTTTTGATCTTATTTCCATAAATATCATCAAGATACTTTAATTTAGCGATATCTACATCTAATATAGTAACGTCAGCTTCTAATCCAACTGCCATCTTAAGTGCTGCTTGTCCAGAGATTCCAGCTCCTACGATAACAACTTTTGCTCTAGCAGTACCAGTAACTCCTCCTAATAAGATTCCTTTTCCACCCATATGTTTTGCTAAGATATTAGCTCCAAAAATAACTCCTTCTCTACCAGCAACTTCAGACATTGGTGCTAATAATGGTAAACTTCTGTTTTGCATCTCTACAGTTTCGAATGCAATCCCGGTAGCTCCTGCTTCCATCAATCCTACTGTCTGGTCGTAGTCTGGTGCTAAATGAAGATATCTATAGTGAATTTGTCCGGGTTTAATGAGAGCAAGTTCTCTAGGTTGAGGCTCTTTAACTCCTACGATCATATCTGAAACTTCATAAACTTCCTCTAAAGTTGAAAGGATCTCTACTCCTACAGCTTTATAATCTTCGTCAGTTAATCCAATTCCATTTGCTGCTCCAGATGTCATATAAACATTATGCCCTCTGTTAACAAATTCTGCTGCTCCCTCTGGTACTAATGCAATTCTATGCTCTTGTGGTTTGATCTCTCCAGGTATTCCTA from Psychrilyobacter piezotolerans carries:
- the ald gene encoding alanine dehydrogenase, coding for MRIGIPGEIKPQEHRIALVPEGAAEFVNRGHNVYMTSGAANGIGLTDEDYKAVGVEILSTLEEVYEVSDMIVGVKEPQPRELALIKPGQIHYRYLHLAPDYDQTVGLMEAGATGIAFETVEMQNRSLPLLAPMSEVAGREGVIFGANILAKHMGGKGILLGGVTGTARAKVVIVGAGISGQAALKMAVGLEADVTILDVDIAKLKYLDDIYGNKIKTLYSNSGNLAAQIKTADLVISTVLIPGAKCPHLITMDMIHSMEAGSVIVDISIDQGGSTPISRPTYHEDPTFLTDNGVVMYCCANMPGAMPRTSSYALANVTLKYGLAIADLGVEGAINKFPELRPGINVYEGKLVYKHVSTAFPNLQFDELDTVMYAGK